One Gadus chalcogrammus isolate NIFS_2021 chromosome 4, NIFS_Gcha_1.0, whole genome shotgun sequence DNA segment encodes these proteins:
- the ndufa5 gene encoding NADH dehydrogenase [ubiquinone] 1 alpha subcomplex subunit 5 has product MAGLLKKTTGLVGLAVSKNPQERLRILYSKILASLQTLPQDAAYRRYTEQLVTERYDLVKTETDIEKLEKKINGGQIEEVIFQAECELALSRKMAEWKPWEPLVEEAPPNQWKWPI; this is encoded by the exons ATGGCGGGTCTGCTGAAGAAG ACGACGGGTCTGGTCGGCCTCGCGGTCTCCAAGAACCCCCAGGAG CGCCTGAGGATCCTGTACTCTAAGATCCTGGCCTCCCTTCAGACCCTGCCCCAGGACGCGGCCTACCGCCGATACACGGAGCAGCTGGTGACGGAGCGCTACGACCTGGTCAAGACC GAGACAGATATTGAGAAGCTGGAGAAGAAGATCAACGGTGGACAGATTGAAGAGGTCATCTTTCAG GCGGAGTGCGAGCTGGCTCTCTCCAGGAAGATGGCGGAGTGGAAGCCCTGGGAGCCGCTGGTGGAAGAAGCTCCTCCCAACCAATGGAAATGGCCCATCTAA